A stretch of the Neodiprion lecontei isolate iyNeoLeco1 chromosome 4, iyNeoLeco1.1, whole genome shotgun sequence genome encodes the following:
- the LOC107222358 gene encoding basement membrane-specific heparan sulfate proteoglycan core protein isoform X27, which yields MGGSRCFVYIALFLLLVISSVDSQGRRRQNRTRPRACSDGEYKCRNGQCIGKELLCDGTPDCRDRSDELTCPRCRPDEFECHNGECIIDTQVCDRVRDCADGSDEDNCGSEGQVCSSEEFRCNDGTCLSLNARCNSIIECSTGEDEEQCGCAATEFRCSDGTCIAYDLHCNGYKDCPDNSDEDCGWADCPSMDFTCGDGSCVPKSSVCNGIDDCPRAEDELHCVRPCTDSEFRCVKDGKCISAAYRCDSTNDCSDRSDEEGCPLKSENGTGIGTGKRPGSGGLDRTTERNFVPEGETETTNIGVRECDPKTEFRCRNGQCILARRECDNLPDCYDGSDEYNCVRKGICSLDQWKCGSSECIPENGRCDGVTQCVDGSDELDCVFDCPAGTFKCDNGVCLDGPKFCDGEPDCPDGSDEKNCPCPAGKWPCANGNCIYQKFRCDGHTDCHDGSDEINCQDTLRPTRPPSPPSCTQDEFQCGSGECVPRTAFCDSVTDCRDASDELNCPTQGCSRGEFQCRNRACVSEGLRCNGYDDCGDNSDEENCAPFEKSCSESEWRCENGPCISINQRCDGWPDCPLDNSDELDCNQTACQPWQWRCENGPCIALSQRCNGRRDCPLDNSDELDCPRPTYPPFPQESLKLVVRPVDQVIKEKPPPEGQEVVIRCRDESPRRAQVRWVRKDGTPLPPGSTVKSGRLTMPNIQVSHGGDYVCEALGVPVNTPGRTATAHVTVEKYEFNSSRPKEACKYYEATCSNGDCIPKSSVCDNRMDCTDGSDELRCSPLGCEPNEFRCASKECVSKLWRCDGDRDCTDGSDEENCTPSPPGSPCKYSEFKCTRVDQCIPKTFHCDMETDCMDGSDELGCSKVTIQSPPPMMVELYVGETFTITCTAVGIPVPEINWRLNWGHIPDKCKTTSVNGVGTLTCPNIAIENQGAYSCEAMNGLRGPNEPGWTFAVPDTILVVKNPDGVCPAGQFNSLARSPEECISCFCFGVATTCSSADLFTYELQAPFDQYNLVAVDATRGTRIQGRITGRVPEVLPVDQNGVHVTDPYPESNDYVDIPYFALPESYHGSQLKSYGGYLRYTVRHAGRGRRPNGLPSVILSGNNYVLLHEDKGVDRVYETDEAVRFFYGDWQLRENDELRLASREEIMMTLANIDNILIKIKYDDGPIDTSIINVIMDTADVGNIDLGAASFVEECRCPAGYTGLSCENCASGFARRNSGPWLGQCYEERLSICPPGTYGDPSRNIPCQTCPCPLTSASNQFARTCHLDSDGQPTCDCAQGYLGRRCEQCAPGYQGNPSTAGDKCVKVSECDPNGSISPYVNPVTGQCDCKSSATGRTCNKCKANTFNLAAKNEFGCTSCFCMGITEKCTSSNFYRSEIRAEFTSSIRDFSLVESPRDGNQPSPIVDGIRLNTIRREIVYNSFPNSGNYEVYYWQLPSDFLGDQLGSYGGNLVYTVRYVPSPGGGRSRNNAADVELISSNDIELRYYSAAQVEPNDSVKFTVPIHEKHWQRIDGTTINRESLLMALADVQAIRIKATYTTHTDEAALSSVSLDTAVGINNGRERAVEVEQCSCPVGYKGLSCEDCDVGYTRADEGLYLGLCEPCECYGHATQCHPETGVCEYCRDHTTGQKCESCEFGYEGDPTRGTPEDCQLRDLPSRNSTKCNPAGSLGTNSYIEQCPCKPNVVGRECDRCRASTFGLSAGNPDGCNECFCSGVSQECHESSLYVIQKPTLILDSNHGFTLTDTGRSQVITEGFDIQTATNEIGYRYPDTRSQRLFWSLPSFITGNQIKSYGGNLNLTQRIATRAGAQIDKDQDIVLIGNSITLFWVNPEEIQSDYSLTYSVPLVESAWKRLTKDGPRSASRVDLMTVLANLEAILVRATHSQEMIATYISDVSLDTAVQHVPTNRRATQVEVCRCPSGYTGSSCETCAHGYYRNEYDRSRSILGSCNLCPCNGNEQSCELDGYDNVKCHCSPQFSGPYCQYDFPDTTTITPPPPNPPRIIVTIRQTGLEIVEAGTTVRYYCSGRSEDSDTIDIQWQKEDGELPPGRSYDDARGLLIIRDVKISDSGVYVCQVSDGINVAVETVSLTVEGNVGSKPTIAIKPSYLTVEEGNPAEFHCDSSGVPQPEVSWIRVRGEMNPSATFENGIWRLPSARKSDEDEYKCIARNSAGTTEQRTILYITERREPPPDRPIIDPIEWVGGPTEPVQLVCTASLDATITWTRAGNLPLPPSATERGGVLTIYNPSPSDSGIYVCTATSFQGVTTTNNARISIQSSTGPPAVTIEPARQTVFQGTVAEVKCVVTGNPAPSVTWTKRGEPLGAHIQIVGSTLRILEPKVSDRGIYVCQATNSGGSSQGSAVIEIEPREAPVIALYPEKRQRVLVGGSAMFACRAEKGIPTPELIWAREDGRPFSSNVEQLSSGVLRFSNVTLDDGGSFTCTASNAVGSTSTIAVLEINSQPVITITPSNRTPLIIGVGQRVRFTCSATGQPPPTVVWNKGPGYPGISRTRSYDAVHEISSVSFEDEGIYTCTASNGEGVAEERIELIVKDNEIVPPSPSPSGPVVEIPSETMRIPVGGRAEIRCQIFNGDRKLYLDWKRSDGGSLPEGSSVRDGTLSIPLVTSRAAGEYVCQGTSTTGSIEFQAKTYLEIITPPRILLEPIRQTVRPGDSPFVNCSAIGDQPITVRWQVSQQGLSNRVSQTDGVLQFHGITFEDAGKYVCTATNHAGSAEAVAEVSVTSEYGPPVTSTQRDVSAFVGNSVRLDCPPFQSRSLVEWSREGSDLPANSYKRDNYLEMPQVRAEDSGRYICRVTDAYGVRSENYVNLRVELYGALCSDTEIQCRSNECIDKHYLCDGLIDCMDGSDERFCNNRQYRHYPPWQRARAPQISLRIRASSELVNIGDTVNLRCESSGGQDVRFRWIRPTYSSLPPNARAVGPVLRLENVVRGDSGVYRCIAETRETSAEQDYNLIIQGGNNDSPAVETTAVPYGAGFSMDCKGDIEPPVAFEWAKLGGILPNESRKQNNHLTLVNVKAEDAGTYICTASNGQTSVEILQILVVTGVVPYFNQAPESYISFRPLQEAMLKFDIEVSFKPEMYDGIILYNAEKSDGGGDFIALSLVGGYPEFRFNLGSRPAVIRARNPVTLGKWHTIKLYRSRKEGRMTIVGDPQSPYSGTAPGRLQTLDLMEPLYVGGVPDYQRVDSEATVSDGFVGCISRLVIGSKEINLITDQLESVGTTTCETCVENSCSNRGVCQEAATEEGYRCLCPAGYSGNLCDIVGQACYPGACGEGTCNDIGDGFTCDCPIGRGGHKCELDVSVDEPAFLDSNAYLAYRTPKALRKIKLAMTFKPSDSGDGILMYCAQNNEGLGDFVALVIKDRHVELRFDLGSGMAVVRSNHIVQPGIWLHVRASRDFKEGKLSVNGEAQVEGRSPGSSKTMNLDTLLYIGGVNSRRVAVNRNVGIDKNFRGCISKFDIAGQNIDILKSVVESSNIRDCMGKYSNHTDFPPYETTPTPTRPPTSPSTTQFDPCVSNPCVHGDCQQTETLDYSCVCEYGYVGRNCENVLKQCELLNPCKNAGTCTDLHGGYKCDCRLGFNGLQCEIPVEIASDVAFRGDGWLELERSVMTHEEEKEVLGFEISTNKSTGLIMWHGQTPADLRPDDYISLAVVDGYVEYQYDLGSGPAKIRVTAQRVDDGERHRIVLKRQGSEGSIELNGEHTESGGSDGLQQLLNARGSVYLGGLPDYAMSYGRYQDGFSGCIYTLEVQDSGAIYIGDVAIRGRNVYPCTSDPDSVPKRGDI from the exons ATATCGGAGTACGAGAATGCGACCCGAAGACCGAATTTCGCTGCAGGAATGGCCAGTGCATCTTAGCTCGTAGGGAGTGCGATAATCTTCCTGACTGCTACGATGGCTCAGATGAATATAACTGCG TGCGCAAAGGGATCTGCTCACTGGACCAATGGAAGTGTGGAAGCTCGGAATGCATACCGGAGAACGGAAGGTGCGACGGTGTTACCCAGTGCGTCGATGGCTCCGATGAGCTGGACTGCG TATTCGACTGTCCGGCGGGAACGTTCAAATGCGACAACGGCGTATGTCTGGATGGGCCTAAGTTTTGCGACGGCGAACCGGATTGTCCCGACGGATCCGACGAGAAGAACTGCC CCTGCCCTGCCGGCAAGTGGCCGTGTGCAAACGGAAACTGCATTTATCAGAAATTCCGATGCGACGGGCACACGGACTGTCACGACGGAAGTGACGAGATTAACTGCC AGGACACTTTGAGACCGACTCGACCACCGAGTCCACCTTCTTGTACGCAAGATGAATTCCAGTGCGGCAGTGGAGAGTGCGTTCCGAGAACCGCCTTCTGTGACAGCGTTACCGACTGCAGGGACGCCAGCGACGAACTTAACTGTCCGACACAGG GTTGCAGCCGGGGCGAATTCCAGTGCAGAAATCGGGCCTGCGTGAGCGAAGGATTGAGATGTAACGGATACGACGACTGTGGCGACAATTCCGACGAGGAAAACTGCG CTCCTTTCGAGAAGAGTTGCTCGGAAAGCGAATGGCGGTGCGAAAATGGTCCCTGCATCTCGATCAACCAGCGGTGCGACGGATGGCCCGACTGTCCGCTGGACAACTCGGACGAGCTTGATTGCAACCAGACGGCCTGTCAGCCTTGGCAGTGGCGGTGCGAAAACGGGCCCTGCATCGCCCTGAGTCAACGGTGCAACGGACGACGCGACTGTCCGCTGGACAACTCGGACGAGTTAGACTGCCCCCGACCCACTTACCCTCCCTTCC CGCAAGAGTCGCTGAAACTCGTGGTACGCCCGGTGGACCAAGTGATCAAAGAAA AACCGCCACCTGAAG GTCAAGAAGTCGTCATTCGATGTCGAGACGAAAGTCCACGTCGAGCCCAGGTCCGCTGGGTCCGCAAGGACGGCACTCCGCTGCCACCTGGAAGCACTGTTAAGTCCGGTCGTTTGACGATGCCCAACATACAGGTCAGCCACGGTGGTGACTACGTCTGCGAAGCGCTCGGAGTACCCGTGAATACACCGGGTCGAACAGCTACCGCCCATGTGACAGTTGAAAAGT ACGAATTCAATTCTTCAAGACCGAAAGAGGCTTGTAAATACTACGAAGCTACCTGTAGCAACGGCGATTGCATTCCGAAATCGTCGGTGTGTGACAACAGGATGGACTGTACGGACGGCAGCGATGAATTGAGATGCA GTCCGCTTGGATGCGAGCCCAACGAGTTTAGGTGTGCGAGCAAGGAATGTGTGAGCAAATTATGGAGATGCGACGGTGACAGAGACTGCACTGATGGCAGTGATGAAGAAAATTGCACGCCTTCACCCCCAGGCTCGCCCTGCAAGTACAGCGAGTTCAAATGCACACGTGTCGATCAGTGCATTCCGAAGACCTTCCACTGCGACATGGAGACAGATTGTATGGACGGAAGTGACGAGCTAGGATGCT CTAAGGTAACCATCCAAAGTCCTCCGCCGATGATGGTGGAACTATACGTAGGCGAAACCTTTACGATAACTTGTACCGCCGTCGGTATTCCGGTGCCAGAAATCAACTGGCGATTGAACTGGGGACACATACCGGACAAGTGCAAGACTACCTCTGTAAACGGTGTCGGGACTCTGACGTGCCCTAACATTGCGATCGAAAACCAAGGCGCTTACTCGTGCGAAGCGATGAACGGTCTGAGGGGACCAAACGAACCAGGATGGACGTTCGCAGTCCCCGATACCATTCTTGTCGTTAAGAATCCGGACGGCGTTTGCCCTGCGGGACAGTTCAACTCCCTCGCTCGCTCCCCTGAAGAATGCATCTCCTGCTTCTGCTTTGGAGTCGCTACCACATGTTCGAGCGCCGACCTCTTCACCTATGAGCTGCAAGCGCCCTTCGACCAGTACAACCTTGTCGCTGTGGACGCTACCAGAGGCACAAGGATCCAAGGTCGAATAACCGGTAGAGTGCCGGAGGTTCTTCCAGTCGATCAAAACGGTGTTCATGTCACTGACCCGTACCCTGAAAGTAATGATTATGTCGATATACCCTACTTTGCACTACCGGAAAGCTACCATGGCAGTCAACTGAAGTCCTACGGTGGATACCTGAGGTACACCGTCCGACATGCTGGCCGAGGAAGAAGACCCAATGGCTTGCCTTCGGTCATACTCAGTGGTAACAATTACGTTCTATTACACGAGGACAAGGGTGTGGATCGAGTCTACGAGACTGACGAAGCGGTGCGATTCTTCTACGGAGACTGGCAACTGAGAGAAAACGATGAGTTGAGATTGGCATCAAGAGAGGAGATCATGATGACACTTGCAAATATTGATAACATCTTAATTAA GATCAAATATGACGATGGACCGATAGATACTTCCATCATAAACGTGATAATGGACACAGCTGACGTGGGTAACATAGACCTGGGCGCTGCATCATTTGTTGAAGAATGTCGTTGTCCAGCTG GCTACACGGGTCTCTCCTGTGAAAATTGCGCATCTGGCTTTGCGAGACGAAATAGTGGCCCATGGCTAGGGCAGTGCTACGAAGAAAGGCTATCGATCTGTCCACCTGGCACCTACGGTGACCCATCAAGAAACATCCCATGCCAGACTTGCCCCTGCCCGCTAACTTCGGCATCTAATCA GTTCGCTCGAACCTGTCACCTCGACTCGGACGGACAACCGACCTGTGATTGTGCCCAAGGATACCTTGGACGTAGATGCGAACAGTGTGCTCCTGGATATCAGGGCAACCCCTCCACCGCTGGTGACAAATGCGTGAAAGTCAGTGAATGTGACCCTAATGGCAGCATCAGCCCGTATGTGAACCCTGTAACCGGACAATGTGACTGCAAG TCGTCTGCAACTGGTCGTACCTGCAACAAATGCAAGGCCAACACGTTCAACTTGGCCGCCAAAAACGAATTTGGATGCACTAGTTGCTTCTGTATGGGCATCACTGAAAAATGTACTTCTTCGAACTTTTACAGAAGCGAA ATCCGCGCAGAGTTTACCAGCTCCATCCGTGATTTCTCTTTAGTCGAATCGCCACGAGATGGTAATCAGCCATCGCCAATTGTCGATGGCATCCGGCTGAATACCATACGCCGAGAAATCGTGTACAACTCTTTTCCCAACAGTGGCAATTACGAAGTTTACTATTGGCAATTACCTAGCGACTTCTTGGGTGACCAGCTCGGCTCCTACGGCGGTAACCTCGTGTACACAGTGAGATATGTTCCGTCCCCAGGGGGTGGAAGATCCAGAAACAATGCTGCCGATGTTGAACTGATCAGC TCAAACGATATCGAACTTCGATACTATTCTGCAGCACAAGTAGAGCCGAACGATTCCGTGAAATTCACGGTACCGATACATGAGAAACATTGGCAGCGAATCGACGGAACTACCATTAATCGAGAGAGTCTTCTTATGGCTTTAGCTGACGTACAGGCAATCCGTATTAAGGCAACGTATACCACACATACCGATGAAGCTGC ACTCTCTTCGGTGTCTCTGGATACCGCGGTAGGCATAAACAACGGCAGAGAACGCGCGGTTGAAGTTGAACAGTGTAGCTGCCCCGTCGGATACAAAGGCTTATCTTGCGAGGACTGCGACGTCGGGTACACCAGAGCTGATGAGGGATTGTATCTTGGCTTGTGCGAGCCCTGCGAATGTTACGGACATGCAACCCAGTGCCATCCGGAAACCGGAGTCTGCGAg TATTGTCGCGATCATACAACCGGACAAAAATGCGAATCCTGCGAATTTGGGTACGAAGGTGACCCAACTCGAGGAACTCCTGAAGATTGTCAGCTACGAGACTTACCCTCCAGAAACTCAACAAAGTGTAACCCGGCCGGATCTCTCGGGACCAATTCTTACATCGAACAGTGTCCGTGTAAACCTAACGTCGTGGGTCGTGAATGTGATCGCTGCCGTGCATCGACCTTCGGACTATCCGCCGGTAACCCAGATGGTTGCAATGAATGTTTCTGTAGCGGAGTTTCCCAGGAGTGTCACGAAAGCTCCCTTTATGTCATTCAGAAGCCAACCCTTATTCTCGATTCCAATCATGGCTTTACTCTCACAGACAc CGGACGAAGCCAAGTGATAACGGAAGGATTCGACATTCAAACTGCTACAAATGAGATCGGTTACCGTTATCCGGACACTCGGAGCCAGAGACTTTTCTGGTCATTGCCATCTTTCATAACGGGTAACCAGATAAAGAGCTATGGTGGGAATTTAAATTTGACCCAGCGAATCGCTACCCGTGCCGGCGCACAGATCGATAAAGATCAAGATATTGTTCTTATCGGCAATAGCATAACTCTCTTCTGGGTCAATCCTGAAGAAATCCAATCAGATTACTCGCTG ACATACAGCGTGCCATTAGTTGAATCAGCATGGAAACGACTGACGAAGGATGGTCCGCGTAGCGCGTCTCGTGTGGATCTCATGACCGTCCTTGCAAACTTGGAAGCTATTCTGGTCCGTGCAACGCACAGTCAGGAAATGATTGCAACTTATATCAGCGATGTCAGTCTTGACACGGCTGTGCAACACGTGCCAACCAACAGACGCGCTACTCAAGTCGAAGTCTGCCGATGCCCGTCGGGATACACGGGAAGTTCCTGCGAAACCTGCGCCCATGGATATTATAGGAACGAGTACGACAGATCCCGCAGTATCCTAGGATCCTGCAATCTTTGCCCGTGCAATGGAAACGAACAAAGCTGCGAACTCGACGGATACGATAATGTCAAATGTCACTGCTCGCCGCAATTCAGTGGACCATACTGCCAATACGACT TCCCAGACACCACCACGATCACACCTCCGCCGCCTAATCCGCCGAGAATCATCGTCACGATCCGTCAGACAGGTCTTGAAATCGTCGAGGCCGGCACGACAGTCAGATATTACTGTTCCGGAAGGTCAGAGGACAGC GACACAATCGACATCCAGTGGCAGAAGGAGGATGGTGAACTGCCGCCTGGTCGAAGCTACGACGACGCTCGTGGTCTTCTTATTATCAGAGATGTCAAGATCTCCGACAGCGGTGTATACGTTTGCCAAGTCAGCGACGGAATCAATGTCGCCGTCGAAACCGTGTCTCTGACTGTTGAAG GTAACGTAGGTTCGAAGCCAACAATAGCAATCAAGCCAAGTTACTTGACGGTCGAAGAAGGGAATCCCGCCGAATTCCATTGTGATTCATCGGGTGTTCCACAGCCCGAAGTATCGTGGATTCGTGTCCGAGGTGAAATGAATCCCAGCGCAACCTTTGAAAATGGTATTTGGAGACTACCCTCCGCCAGGAAAAGCGACGAAGATGAATACAAGTGTATCGCGCGAAATAGTGCCGGTACCACCGAACAACGAACGATTCTCTACATCACTG AACGCCGTGAGCCACCACCAGACAGACCAATTATTGACCCTATCGAATGGGTAGGTGGCCCCACTGAACCTGTCCAACTTGTGTGCACCGCATCGCTTGATGCCACAATCACTTGGACCAGGGCCGGAAACCTACCATTGCCACCTTCTGCTACCGAACGAGGGGGAGTTTTGACAATTTACAATCCTAGTCCTTCCGACTCCGGCATATACGTGTGCACGGCAACCAGCTTCCAAGGAGTAACGACTACCAACAACGCGAGAATATCAATCCAATCATCGACCGGACCTCCAGCCGTCACAATTGAACCAGCAAGGCAGACCGTTTTCCAAGGAACAGTAGCTGAAGTCAAATGTGTCGTGACGGGCAACCCTGCACCTTCTGTTACATGGACAAAACGCGGAGAACCTCTTGGTGCTCATATTCAAATTGTCGGAAGTACGCTCAGGATCCTCGAACCGAAAGTTTCGGATCGAGGAATTTACGTCTGCCAAGCTACCAACAGTGGCGGAAGTTCGCAGGGCAGCGCTGTGATTGAAATAGAAC CTCGAGAGGCGCCAGTCATAGCCCTGTACCCGGAGAAGAGGCAACGCGTTCTCGTCGGCGGGTCAGCGATGTTCGCATGCCGTGCTGAAAAGGGAATCCCAACACCAGAGCTCATCTGGGCTCGAGAGGATGGCAGACCGTTCAGCTCGAACGTAGAGCAGCTATCTTCTGGCGTGCTGAGATTCAGCAACGTTACTCTGGATGACGGCGGAAGCTTCACTTGTACAGCATCAAACGCGGTCGGATCGACCTCTACAATTGCCGTCCTCGAAATTAACTCACAACCAGTAATCACAATCACACCATCTAACCGAACTCCTCTGATAATCGGAGTTGGCCAGAGAGTGCGGTTCACCTGCAGCGCTACTGGCCAGCCACCGCCCACAGTCGTATGGAACAAGGGCCCCGGATA TCCAGGCATTAGCAGAACCCGCTCGTACGACGCTGTCCATGAAATAAGCTCAGTCTCCTTCGAAGATGAGGGTATCTACACGTGCACTGCGTCAAATGGCGAGGGCGTAGCCGAAGAACGCATCGAGCTTATTGTAAAAGATAATGAAATAGTCCCACCGTCACCTAGCCCG AGTGGCCCTGTAGTGGAGATTCCCAGCGAGACAATGAGGATTCCTGTTGGGGGACGAGCTGAGATACGCTGTCAGATATTCAACGGTGACCGGAAGCTTTATCTTGACTGGAAGAGGAGTGATGGCGGAAGTTTGCCAGAAGGAAGCAGCGTGCGCGACGGCACTCTGTCTATACCTCTTGTGACGAGTAGAGCGGCTGGAGAATACGTCTGCCAAGGGACGAGCACCACCGGAAGTATCGAATTCCAAGCGAAGACTTATTTAGAAATCATAA CTCCACCAAGAATCCTGTTGGAGCCGATCCGACAGACCGTGAGGCCAGGTGACAGCCCATTCGTGAATTGTAGCGCTATAGGAGATCAGCCCATCACTGTTAGGTGGCAAGTCAGTCAACAGGGTCTTTCTAACCGAGTCAGTCAGACCGACGGAGTCCTCCAATTCCACGGTATCACCTTTGAAGATGCTGGAAAATATGTCTGCACAGCAACAAATCATGCTGGAAGTGCCGAAGCGGTCGCCGAAGTTTCAGTCACTTCAG AGTACGGGCCTCCTGTCACCAGTACCCAGCGAGACGTTTCCGCATTCGTTGGCAATAGCGTACGGCTCGATTGTCCCCcattccagagtcgatcaCTTGTCGAATGGAGTAGGGAAGGATCAGATCTCCCGGCCAACTCGTACAAACGCGATAATTATCTGGAAATGCCTCAAGTTAGGGCGGAAGATAGCGGAAGATATATATGTCGGGTCACCGATGCTTATGGAGTAAGAAGCGAAAATTACGTCAATTTACGAGTCGAAT TGTACGGAGCGTTGTGCAGCGATACCGAAATCCAATGCAGAAGCAACGAATGCATTGACAAGCACTATCTCTGCGACGGCTTGATCGACTGCATGGACGGGAGCGACGAGCGATTCTGCAATAACAGACAATATCGTCACTATCCACCATGGCAACGCG CTCGAGCACCACAGATTTCCCTCCGCATACGAGCTAGTAGTGAGCTCGTCAACATCGGAGATACCGTCAATTTACGGTGTGAAAGCTCCGGCGGTCAAGACGTGCGCTTCCGATGGATCCGACCCACGTATTCATCACTGCCACCAAATGCAAGAGCGGTTGGACCTGTGCTGAGACTTGAGAATGTTGTTCGAGGTGACAGTGGAGTATATCGTTGTATAGCCGAAACGCGAGAAACGAGCGCCGAACAGGACTACAATCTCATAATTCAAG GTGGGAACAACGATTCACCAGCTGTAGAAACGACAGCTGTGCCGTATGGAGCGGGATTCTCGATGGATTGCAAGGGTGACATAGAACCACCGGTTGCATTCGAGTGGGCTAAACTTGGAGGTATTTTGCCGAACGAAAGTAGAAAACAGAAT AATCACCTTACACTGGTGAACGTGAAAGCCGAAGATGCGGGCACGTACATCTGCACCGCGAGCAACGGCCAAACGAGCGTGGAAATACTGCAAATCCTGGTTGTGACTGGCGTGGTGCCGTACTTCAATCAAGCCCCCGAGAGTTACATATCTTTCCGGCCCCTGCAAGAAGCCATGCTTAAATTCGATATCGAAGTATCGTTCAAGCCTGAAATGTACGACGGTATTATTCTCTACAATGCTGAGAAGAGCGACGGCGGTGGAGACTTCATTGCTCTTTCTCTCGTCGGAGGATATCCGGAATTCAG GTTCAACCTTGGATCTCGTCCAGCCGTTATCCGAGCACGGAATCCTGTCACTTTAGGAAAATGGCACACAATCAAGCTCTATCGTAGCCGGAAAGAGGGAAGAATGACGATAGTTGGCGATCCTCAAAGCCCCTACTCAGGTACCGCCCCAGGCAGGTTGCAAACGTTGGATTTGATGGAGCCGCTGTACGTAGGAGGTGTTCCCGACTACCAAAGGGTTGACTCGGAAGCAACGGTATCCGACGGCTTTGTGGGTTGCATCAGTAGACTGGTCATCGGATCAAAGGAAATCAATTTGATCACCGACCAGTTGGAAAGCGTCGGCACTACTACCTGCGAAACTTGTGTCGAAAATTCGTGCAGCAATAGAGGAGTTTGTCAGGAAGCCGCTACCGAAGAAGGATACAGGTGCCTCTGCCCTGCAGGATACAGCGGAAACCTCTGCGACATTGTTGGACAGGCATGTTATCCAG GGGCCTGCGGTGAAGGTACATGCAACGATATAGGCGACGGTTTCACTTGTGACTGTCCAATTGGCAGGGGTGGTCACAAATGCGAATTAGACGTGAGCGTTGACGAGCCAGCGTTCTTGGATAGCAATGCATACTTAGCGTACCGAACGCCCAAGGCATTACGCAA GATTAAACTAGCTATGACATTTAAACCATCGGACTCGGGCGACGGAATTCTGATGTACTGTGCTCAGAACAACGAAGGTTTGGGCGACTTTGTAGCTCTCGTAATAAAGGACAGACACGTAGAGTTGCGATTCGACTTGGGCTCCGGAATGGCGGTGGTAAGATCGAACCACATTGTGCAGCCAGGAATTTGGCTCCACGTGAGGGCGAGCAGAGACTTCAAAGAAGGGAAACTGTCCGTCAACGGAGAGGCCCAAGTCGAGGGAAGGTCGCCAGGTTCTTCGAAAACCATGAACCTCGACACTCTCTTGTACATCGGAGGGGTGAACAGCCGCAGGGTTGCGGTAAACAGGAACGTGGGAATCGACAAGAACTTCCGAGGCTGCATAAGCAAG TTCGACATCGCGGGGCAGAACATCGACATTCTCAAGTCAGTCGTCGAATCGTCCAACATCCGAGATTGCAtgggaaaatattcaaatcatACCGATTTCCCGCCGTACGAAACAACACCGACTCCCACAAGGCCGCCAACCTCGCCGTCAACGACGCAGTTCGATCCCTGCGTCTCGAATCCGTGCGTTCACGGAGACTGCCAACAGACGGAGACCCTCGACTATTCCTGCGTTTGCGAATACGGATACGTTGGCAGAAACTGCGAGAACGTTTTGAAGCAGTGCGAATTGCTGAACCCCTGCAAAAACGCTGGAACGTGCACCGATCTTCACGGGGGTTACAAATGCGACTGCCGGCTCGGTTTCAACGGACTCCAATGCGAAATTC CCGTTGAAATAGCATCGGACGTGGCTTTCCGCGGCGATGGCTGGCTCGAACTCGAGAGGTCGGTGATGACCCACGAAGAAGAGAAGGAAGTCCTGGGATTCGAAATCTCCACGAACAAAAGCACCGGCCTGATCATGTGGCACGGACAGACGCCGGCGGATCTCAGGCCCGATGATTACATATCGCTTGCTGTCGTCGACGG ATACGTCGAGTACCAGTACGACCTTGGATCGGGACCCGCGAAGATCAGGGTGACGGCCCAGCGGGTGGACGACGGGGAACGTCACAGGATCGTCCTGAAGCGTCAGGGAAGCGAGGGCAGCATCGAGCTGAACGGAGAGCATACCGAAAGCGGGGGGAGCGACGGTCTTCAGCAACTCCTCAACGCCAGAGGCAGCGTTTACCTCGGCGGTCTGCCGGACTACGCGATGAGTTACGGCCGGTACCAGGACGGGTTTTCCGGGTGCATCTACACCCTCGAGGTCCAGGACTCGGGGGCGATATACATCGGCGACGTGGCGATCAGAGGAAGGAACGTTTACCCGTGTACCAG CGATCCCGACAGCGTTCCGAAAAGAGGTGATATCTAA